Within Gammaproteobacteria bacterium, the genomic segment ATGGCGGCCAAGCCATCACTTGCATCACTGGATGCTGATCCACCGATTCCAGCGGATAACCCGATGTCAGATGCTAAAGTTGAACTGGGCAAACTACTCTTTTTTGATCCACGTCTGGGAGGCGATGCATCAATAAGTTGTGCAACCTGTCATGTACCTAATCAAGGCTGGTCATGGGCGGAGGATATCTCGCGTGGTTATCCCGGCACGGTGCATTGGCGTAACAATCAAACCATCATCAATGCCGCTTATTACGGCAAGCTCTTCTGGGCTGGTTCTGTGCCTTCGTTGGAAGCACAGGCTTCGTCAGCCGCTCGCGGGGGAGTTGCGGGTAACGGTGAACGTGATTTGATGGAGGCGCGTTTAAGATTGATACCAGATTACGTTAAACGTTTTAATGCAGTCTTTGGTCAACCTTGGCCTACCATCAAAAACGCATGGCGTGCTATTTCCGCTTTTGAACGGACGCTGATTCAAAAAGATACACCTCTGGATCAATATTTGCGAGGTGATAAAACAGCGCTGAGCGAAGAGCAGGTGCGTGGCAAAAAAATATTTGAAGGCAAGGCAGGCTGTGTGCAGTGTCACAACGGTCCGTTGGCGACAGATGAAAAGTACTATAACATCGGTATGCCACCCAGCCCTCGCTGGCAGGAAGATGGTCTGGCTCAGATCACTTACCGTTTTGAACTCTACGCCAAAGGTGCCTCTGAGGAGCTCTACCGTACATCGAAAGATGATCCTGGCCTCTATTTTCGTAATAAAAATAAGTGGTCTTTAGGGAAGTTCCGTACGCCTTCGTTGCGTTACACAGCGTACACAGCGCCTTATGGACATAACGGCCAGCTTTTTACCATGGAAGAGATGATAGATTTTTATGACCGTGGAGGCTTTACCGAAGATGGTCGTACGACTTCTTATAAAACCAAAAGCCCACTGATCAAAAAGTTAGGTCTGACGGATGAGGAGAAAGAAGACCTTGTTGCTTTTATAGAGGCGTTCTCGGGTGATGAAATTCACATGGCAAATCCAAAATTGCCTGATTATGCACCGCTGTTCACACTGGCGGAACTTAAGGGGGTTAAAAAATGACCACAGCAATTGAAAGAGAAGAGCGATCTGCAGAATCCCATGGTAACTGTATGGTCAATCGCCGCGATTTCCTGCTCTATTCGGGTGCGGGTATTACTGCGGCCAGTACGGTGACGCTGTTTCCTGGCACTGCTTTTGCGAGAGATGCTCAGGTCGCTAAGTATCCCCGCAAGTTGATCGGGAAATTGAGCAAGCTGCGTGACAACAAGCCGGTGAACTTTAACTACCCCGATAAATTGCCCAACTCTGATGCCATGCTGGTGAAGATGGGAGGAGTGGAGGCCGGTGGTGGCATTGGTAAGAAGCGCGATATCGTCGCCTTTAACTATTTATGCACACACCAAGGCGGCCCGATGCAGGGGAGTTATCGCGCGGTGGATAACCATCGTGTTTTAGGGCAATGCCCTCTGCACTTGTCAACCTACGATCTGACACGCCACGGCATTGTCATATCGGGGCAGGCATTTCAAAGCCTGCCGCAGGTACTACTGGAGCTTGACGGAGATAGTATATACGCCGTCGGCATGATAGGGCTGATCTTTGGCCGTCACA encodes:
- a CDS encoding cytochrome-c peroxidase; amino-acid sequence: MAAKPSLASLDADPPIPADNPMSDAKVELGKLLFFDPRLGGDASISCATCHVPNQGWSWAEDISRGYPGTVHWRNNQTIINAAYYGKLFWAGSVPSLEAQASSAARGGVAGNGERDLMEARLRLIPDYVKRFNAVFGQPWPTIKNAWRAISAFERTLIQKDTPLDQYLRGDKTALSEEQVRGKKIFEGKAGCVQCHNGPLATDEKYYNIGMPPSPRWQEDGLAQITYRFELYAKGASEELYRTSKDDPGLYFRNKNKWSLGKFRTPSLRYTAYTAPYGHNGQLFTMEEMIDFYDRGGFTEDGRTTSYKTKSPLIKKLGLTDEEKEDLVAFIEAFSGDEIHMANPKLPDYAPLFTLAELKGVKK
- a CDS encoding arsenate reductase (azurin) small subunit, with translation MTTAIEREERSAESHGNCMVNRRDFLLYSGAGITAASTVTLFPGTAFARDAQVAKYPRKLIGKLSKLRDNKPVNFNYPDKLPNSDAMLVKMGGVEAGGGIGKKRDIVAFNYLCTHQGGPMQGSYRAVDNHRVLGQCPLHLSTYDLTRHGIVISGQAFQSLPQVLLELDGDSIYAVGMIGLIFGRHKNLMQS